The following proteins are encoded in a genomic region of [Eubacterium] hominis:
- a CDS encoding prenyltransferase produces MHVIFQEDINAILSHRYDQGADLWTTPDHKLLKGAPFTTLECATYLIELGMSQNDEIIKQLAELIFSVWKDDGRFRISPNGGIYPCQSALAWQVLCRMGYASDERLIRTCTYFLNTQEDDGGWICKKYSFGKGEETMFSTPYTTLLVLDALRFYDIDSLVVNRAVDFLLNHWKIKRPISPCHYGIGTLFMQVEYPFRGYNIFYYVYILSFYETAIKDSRFKEAFEALSSTLQDGKIVVQRVVPKLAKLSFCQKGKISELATKHYLEIVENLKGDRKNEASI; encoded by the coding sequence ATGCATGTGATTTTTCAAGAGGATATAAATGCTATCTTGTCACATCGCTATGATCAGGGAGCAGATCTATGGACAACACCAGATCATAAATTATTAAAAGGAGCGCCATTTACAACCTTGGAATGTGCAACATATCTTATTGAATTAGGTATGTCACAGAATGATGAAATCATAAAACAACTTGCGGAATTGATTTTTTCTGTATGGAAAGACGATGGCCGATTTCGTATTTCGCCTAATGGGGGTATCTATCCATGTCAAAGTGCGTTAGCCTGGCAGGTATTATGCAGAATGGGATATGCAAGTGATGAACGTTTAATAAGAACTTGTACATATTTCCTAAATACACAAGAGGATGATGGTGGTTGGATTTGTAAGAAATACAGCTTTGGCAAAGGTGAGGAAACAATGTTTTCTACGCCTTATACAACTCTTTTGGTGTTAGATGCACTTCGTTTTTATGATATAGATTCTTTGGTGGTAAATAGAGCAGTTGATTTCTTATTAAATCATTGGAAAATAAAAAGACCAATTAGCCCATGTCATTATGGGATTGGTACATTATTTATGCAGGTAGAGTATCCATTTCGTGGATATAATATATTCTATTATGTATATATTTTATCTTTTTATGAAACGGCTATTAAAGATTCGCGTTTTAAAGAAGCATTTGAGGCATTGTCATCAACATTACAAGATGGAAAAATCGTTGTTCAGCGAGTAGTACCAAAACTGGCAAAGCTATCTTTTTGTCAAAAAGGTAAAATAAGTGAACTTGCGACAAAGCATTATTTAGAGATTGTGGAAAACTTAAAGGGAGATAGAAAAAATGAAGCTAGTATATGA
- a CDS encoding DUF3781 domain-containing protein, translating into MNNELIEHLEMIHTTPMGEVRIKKNLQISCDDTVEWCKQQIMKTDTIFERKGKNWYVYIKLGILTINASAYTIITAHPYK; encoded by the coding sequence ATGAACAATGAACTGATAGAGCATTTGGAAATGATACATACCACCCCTATGGGAGAAGTACGTATCAAAAAGAATTTACAGATATCCTGTGATGATACTGTGGAGTGGTGTAAACAGCAAATAATGAAAACAGATACCATATTTGAAAGAAAAGGAAAAAACTGGTATGTTTATATCAAATTAGGTATTCTTACAATCAATGCCAGTGCTTATACAATCATTACTGCGCATCCTTATAAATGA